Genomic window (Juglans microcarpa x Juglans regia isolate MS1-56 chromosome 2S, Jm3101_v1.0, whole genome shotgun sequence):
GATCCCCCTTGAGCTTGGTGCATACCCTGTACAACAATCGACTGCAGGGAGAGATGGTAAGGATGCCATTGAGAATGAGGCTCCAGTAGATGACGGTCCCACACACAATGAGATTCGTCAATCGATGCATGACGATTCgactcctccatatgatggcagTATGGTGATCAAACATGTTGATTGTACCGCATTTTTTTGAATGTTGAATTTGATTGTTTCTCATAATAATGATTCGAGGAAACACaatactaactttggcatcgaatGTGCTCGATTTATTATGGATAGCATGAGGAGAGCCAATTGATCTACCTTTATACTTCCTCATTTGCATCCATTCTGAGTCACGGTATTCAAATGGAGGTTGATGTGCTAATGACAGAGCCGAGACAACCACAGATCAAgtcccttaacaagatcacctTTAGTAAGAGCTAGGGCCACTTGTGGAAGGCTCACATTAATGTTCCAGTGGCACAAGATAGTAGCAAGGAGTGTGATCCAGCTTCTACTGATGTCAGTGTTGATAGACAGGCTGTATGGGCTACTACCACGTAGATGTGATCCTTGCTCGATGAGCTTCGCACACTTTTGATCTAGGACAAGGAGAGGATCATGGAGAGAATCACTGCACCCATCATGGTTCAACTGTAAGAGATTGATGGATGCATTAATGTCAGACAGAAGGACCTGAATAGTCTTACACagtagttatattttttatttgactttttattttgtagCGAACGTTGTCGATTTAATTactatattgtttttatttgttatatataacaAGTTTGTTTCTtaccaaaaatcattttccttattttacttaccagatcatgataatataaaaaatgacattcctTGTAAggtaatgtttttttaattacaaattcttatttaccataacaaaagtcattaattaatttttaaattaattatataaaattcctAGAAccacatatatgatatattttaatttaccataaataataataaatccgtATAGTTagcttttttatcttttgaacaTGATAATTAATagactaaaataatatttatttttaaaatatttgaatgtctttcaataaatttctataattgaACTTATTTTGATTGTCTACGCCACCGTTCGAACACCTCTTATGAGAATTCAAACGGTTTATAACTCCATTCGAACATAAAAGTACTGTTCAAACGATATAGCAACCAACCCCGccagatttatttataactttccaccaaaaaaattgttcgaatgattaaatataGCGTTTGAACGGGTTCTCACTTTCCCCAGGCACAATTGTGTATACGTTCCCGCCACGACTATTATTCGAACAGTTATGTcaacattcgaacgtgaatTAAAATACTGTTCAAACGTGTATGGGAACGTTTGAACAATATAACAACCATCACtaccaaatttatttataactttctacaaaaaaattaGTTCCAATAATTAAACATCTCGTTCAAACTGTTCCAACCTTTCTCCCGGcacaattgtatatattttcccGCCACGACTATTATTTGAATAGTTATGTAACCATTCAAACCTGAATTagaatactgttcgaacgtgtTTGTGAATGTTCGAAGGATTTTTTTTAGACACTATATTTCGTTCTAGAAAGTCTAGTTCGAACAGATATTTTTCTGTTCGAACGCATAAAAAACCCCATCAatgttttgagatgaaatttaattttcgtcccaaatatgtacttttagggacaaaatttaattcatccctAAAAGATTTTATCTCTAAAGATCAAATTTCTTGCAGTGGATAGAGGGCGGaagtcatgaaatattttcttacatgACTAAGCTATGAAGGGATTAGAAAAAGCTATATATTAATGAGAGAACTTAAACaacatatatagataaataactTCGAAATATTGATGAGTCCCTCTATATATGTCACTCAAATTCAAAATGACATATATAgagtctcgtttattttcgcagatgagatgagatgagttgaaataaaagttgaaaatagaatagaatattatttttttaatattattattgttttgagatttaaaaaagttgaatcgtttattttattttatgtgaaaatttagaaaaatcataatgattatatgagataagatgtgatatattgtgaaaacaaacgaggaagCTACCCCACGAGCCACCTTATTTAGCTAAAGCAAAATCATTAATATGGAAGTTTTGCCCAATTGCgcccaaaatcaaaattttggcCGAATTCTAAATTTAATTTCCCACTAAAGAGAacctaaatcaatgttttctccaaaaatgtatttataaaattaggGGTGAGCATCGAGCAGTCCGGACCGAAAAAATCGACTGGACCTGACTGGACCAAGGCTGGTCCCAGTCGGTCTCGGTCTGAATTTTATAGGATCGAGTTCATTCGGTCTAGTCCACGATCTAGGAGTTtttcggaccggactggacaaaatgtaaataatatatatatattttataatttatatatataattaattatataatttcatcTAACCTAATCATATCactaactaatatataattatactatattataattataaattaagtatagactataattatacagttatacttatactaatattactaatatatagctatactatattactaaCAGTCTAAactttatactaatactattatatagttatactaatcatgattcataataactaatcactataagtctataactatatatatatttattatttagtatgaatatattaatatattctttaatatattactaatactattaagtattaaaagttatagtataaattattataatatatgtataattcataaatttataatagtatgtataattaaatattttatgcttatttataatagtatgttaaatatgtatttttctcaATTATGGATGTAATATGTATGGATAATTATTTATACTTattgcttcatatacaaaatgttaaAAGTTGTATATGGCTCAAATTCAATGGCTCATTATGCATTAACATACTTTAAGTtagtaataaagtaataattaacatcgtcaatataattataactaaactaaatcactatagtctataacctataactataattataaattataactaaatcactataaatcTATAAGTCTACTGTCTATATATGgtgttaaattattaatatcactatgagTTTATTACTAATAACCATATCACTATGAGTCTATGAGACtatgaccatatattattatatagtattaatatcactattaaattattaatatagtatatagtaataatagtattagtaataatttatatcaatgtattattatataatatatagtattagtatatattaatgtatCATAAGAGTTACAGGATTATAGCataatgtatatatgtataatagtatagtattaatatcactataagttataactatatatacctAATAGGCTTATAGGCtaatacaattatttattaatcatattgcaaatttattgttttcttttatcattttatttttcaagatcgagtttttttttagtatttttagctaaaaaatatacaaaacttGAAGTGGgccaaaaataattgaaattaggcaaaaaaaaaaaaaaaaaaaaaaaaaaaccagatttAGATGGGCTGAATAGCCCATTTGGAGCATGTCCAGACCGAATGAACCGACCCAagaccagaccagaccggtCCTATATATACTTGGTCCAGTCTAAGGTGGAAAATCCCTGGACCGAATAGGTCCAGTGTGGTCCACAAAACTACCTAAGACCGGACCGATATCACCCCTATATAAAACATCTAAAATTGTCAATTTGGAAGAGAAACTGACTGGTTTATGGTTCGAAACGACGCTCAGCATATACATGTTGCAATGACCATGATGcatgtgtgcatgcatggaGAAAGATTTTCTGAATCGAGGGTTATACGCACAATTCTGATATACATAATCAAAGTTAATTACAACCAAAATACTACCAAATTTGAACCTTCcccaccccccgcccccgccccccccccccccccaaatcaAAGTATTCCTGCAACATGATCATCATTAACCAGCTTGCATCATCGAATTTTCCTATGTCGAGGAGTAAGgacaaaaaggaagaaagaagaaaacttatttcctatatatatacatccgCCAGCTCCCATTATAAAGAATTTAGGAGATTGACTCATGATGAGTGCATGCTTCGTGTTCACGGCAATTTTACCGTCTCACGGAGCAATAGAATCATCTGGACCTGTCATGTAATACTCAGGTTTCAAGAAATATGCAAAACTAGcagaaaaataatcattaatcTGAAGAATCccattacttatatatatttgccCAATCAATACATGATAAATACCCAAGAAATTAAACAATAGTTATAAAACTTGATCTTTCTCTGTATCAATCCTTCCATCCAGTACCATACAGACCAATATACAAGTTTTGgatgaaaacaacaaaaacaaaagaaagagctGCTATCAGCTAGCGAACAGTACTGTAATTGATGGAATTCAAAACATAAATGGAGTTGGTGAGATTGCCAGAAAGATCATCGACATGGAATTGTCCCTGCAGGAAACAAACCAGAACAGAATTAACCAAATAATTAGGCAAGATTATGGAAATAATCCTTGTAAAAGTCAGTTCCATCGTGGAGCAAGGGAGGGAGTGTACTGTAAGAACCCAAAATACTAAAGAATCCAAATCACACGTATGTACGTACCTGGACTCGTCATTGGTGTGAGTGAGGCAGGGAGACTTGGCCGAcgatattgattttgatttacAAGACACGTACGATTGCTTTCCCGAAACCCAACGTCCACGGCCGCTCTCGTCGACGGCTTTGTCCTCGGATATCATGGATAGCGCCGGCCTCCAATTCTTAGCAGATGCAGTCTTGGAACGTCCTGCAGTAGTCAGCCTCTTGCGCCTTGAAGAAGAAGGTGCCGTCCGTGACATAGTTTTAGTGTTGTCTTCCTCCTCCTGCGAAGGCGCAGGGCCGGTTCCACCGGGACGGTAACATGACCTGAAGAACTTCATATATTATTGATTAGAGGTCGAGAAAAAACAGACTGGTGGAAACGTTTTGGGACTTCGGAGACAGCTGTATATATACGTGTGTATATGGATGCATGgatgcatgtatgtatgcaaTTGTGCTTGTGTTTTTGTTGCATGTGCGAATCAGTGGCCGTGTGTCTGTCGAAACTGGCATCTTCTACGTGATTTACGTTTGTGGTGTTTCttggatggaaaatgatagggatgCTGATGATGGGTCCTAGATGGTTtcgacagttttttttttttttttttcctttttatttagttattaagaaagtatttttttaatggtattgtgattttaaaaaaaataaataattaaaaaaatgaaaaaaatacatgtaaaaaagaaaaaaataaagaaaatacacaTCAAAAGAATTCTTCGGTAGTAATTCTCGATGGCTGTAGTGCCACCCTTCTTGGATAGTTTATTTTCCATATATTGCTTTCTCAACTACATTAGGGTTTGTTTTTATCCATCTGCGacaaattattatacaataagaGTACCTAATTAATAACCTTTctcgtcaatttataaatttattttttataaaaaaattttataatgctagaaatttttatagaaattaaaacGAGGATTTCTTCTACTTCATTTTAACTTGTAATTAAATCctaaataatgtttttttacactatggatttataaattttcattggAGTTATTTAATACTTTAAGCCAATAATTAAAagcatataattaattaccaaCTCAATCAATTAgcttataaatagaactacatatatatatctttgatcAACAGTACAACAAGATAGTTTGGTAAAGTACCGATGCATATACATGCATCCTGAAAAAAAGTAGACATGCATATACAGGAGGAGACAGGTTGACATCAGGTTTACCAAAATACCGACCTTCAAATCCCTTTAAAGCAGCAATCAAACGTGATTGTATAGATCATTTACTTTTCCAACATGTTAAGTAGTTGACCAAACTCAATTATCGTGATAACTGCTAGCTAACTTTGAAAACAAATGATGATATAATTAAAGcgaaagtattttatctcatcttattttattattatagtttttttaaattttaatacaaaatataataaataatttaatttttttaaattttaaaataataatattaaaaaataatattttaataatattttatttaactttcatctaaaactatcttatatcttctcactatccaaacttcaCATTAATCTATTGGGTTTGCTAGAATATTAAAAGCTTTTTACAAACCTCTTATTCAACAAATACATGACTAGCATCAATTTAAGGAGTTCATGACCAACCTGGATTTATCCATTATTTTTCcactaatttttattgtttctcaTCCTGCAATAGGAATATTAGCTTAATGCATGAGGTCCATACGATTGACCTCATCATGACCATCAATTCTTACAAAGCTAGTTCTAACTTCCCAATTCTGTTTTCTTGTATATGGATTTGCTAGATCgaataaatgattattaatgTGAAATGTAAGTTTTTGCACACTCAAATTATcatggattttatatttttcatttttaattaataaaattgacacATTACACcctttaaataattataaaaactaacATTCTACACTGTTTGTTAAATTCtcattttctgttaaaatgaatgaaaagcacgatataattaatatatatatatatatagtatgatctTAATTATTAACACCATAACAAAAGGTGTAAAATGTTAGTTTTTTGGTTGAAGTATGAATTAGTGCATGTGTCACCTTTTATAATtgggaaatgatatttccacCAATAAATCTTACCGATCGAGGAtttctaccctttttttttttttttttactttttttatttatttattaacaaGATAGAttcattcataaataaaaatcgttcttACAAGATTAAGACAAACTAAATTAAATTGTACATCATCAGctagtgtaaaaaaaaagagggtCTTTTCCGCTATGGAAATCCAACATGCAAGGTGAAATAAATGGGTATGCATTCATATAAATTCTTGGAAGCTGCCCACTGCGCAATGGAATGCGTGCATCGATTCTAATCTCGATGTATCTTTCTGGTGTGCCAGCTGTCGAATGAATTCAACAAAGATTAGATGTCATTGACTACAGGCTGAATGATCCAATCTGCTATTTTGTCAGGATCATTTGCCCCTTGCAAAGCCACTAGTGAATCCCCTGCAATGActagtttttttatattgttgcgTCTAGCCTCCTCTAATCCAATGTTCATCGCAGTGGCTTCACCTAGATTTGGGTTATGGCTATCAATATGCTTTGTAATGACAAAGATTGGGTAGCCCTCTTCTGATCTGCATAGCGTTGCTGCTGTGCTACCTGTTTGTCTAACTGCTACATCAAAGAATAGAGTGTAATGCCAGTTTGGTGTAGCTCTCCAGTCATAGCtgtcatttacttttttaatgtCTCACGCATTACAGTGTTCCTTATAAGTTCTCAAAGTGccagaaataaaattatcaagatTTGGAATTAAAGACTCGTgaacaattttatttcttaaaaaccaAATACAGTCCATAGCATTGATAGCAAATATTTGAAAGTCTTCCTACTCTCTATCCAAAATGTTCAACTTTTTTGTGGGGGAAATGATGCATTCAATCCAATCACAAATTTCATGATTAACAAAACATGTAATATCCAAGGGCTATGGTGATTGCCTCCAAAGGATTCTGGTGAAAGGACAAGTAACGAACAAATGAGCTTGAGTCTCTTCCTCATTGTTGCATATGGGGGACACTTTGCTTCCTCCTCTGTTAGTGGTGCAAACCTTTTCACCAAGGATTTTGTTGGAATTATGTTATTCAGAATTTTCTAGCAAAACAATTTTAATCTGTCTTGAATTTTAATCTTCCAAAGATTTTTTCAGATATTTGTTTGGACCTGTGGTGGATTGAAATTCATAGTGATGGCATCATAAACAAATTTCACTGAGAATTTTCCAGAAGAATGGTGCAGCCATATGAGTTTATCCTCCTATCTGTGAAAATCTGTTTGAACTAAAggaattttcagaatttcaGTCATAGTATCAGGATGGAAAAGGGCTTGTAACAGTAGAATGTTCCATCTTCTAGGTTCTTCCATTGTAAGTTTAGAGACAACTAGGTTCCTATCTAAGGTGATGGAGCTGTTCTTTGGAATTGGCTTGAAATTCAGCTGAGTGGGGTCCATGGATCAGACCACACATTTGTGCTTGTGCCATTATTGATTTGAGAGCACACACTGTGTTTcaagaaatctctttgctttaAAATGCATTTCCAGATCCAAGAATCTGAAGCTTTTGGAAAAGTGTcaaagaaatttgaattttctaaGTATTTTCTAGACAAGATAGTTTTCTAAGTGGCATTGCTTTCATTTGAAATGTTCCAACCAATTTTACACAAGAGGGctttattgaaatttgagatcAGTCTTAAGCCAAGCCCTCCAATGGATTTAGGTTTGCATATTGACTTCAAAGATTTGGGTGtgaaattttttgatttttcaattggcaatccccaccaaaactttgaGAAGgctttgtcaatttttttttgtgactgaTTTTGGGATCAAGATAGTGGACATGGCATAACAAGGGATTGAGCTAGCAACAGATCGAATTAAAGTTGTTCTACTGGCTTGAGAGAGAACTTTTGCCTTCCATCATGCtagtttttcaaaaattctttcTTGTAGATCttcaaaatgaatttttttttaagctttaaaagagagaggaagTCCTAGGTATTTTAGTTTTGAAGAGTCCTTTGAATAACCAAAGAGATTCTTAAcctcaattttcttttgaggACGGGTATTCCAGCTGAATTGAATGGATGATTTGCTAGAATGAATTTTTTGGCCCGACCAAGAATAGTATTTTTCCAAACACTTTTTGAACATTTGAGCATTATGTTGAGTGGCTTTACCAAAAATAATTAGATCATCAACAAAAAGCAAATGAGAAATTGGGGGGCTATTTCTACAAATTTTTACCCCTTTTAGAAGCCCCAAATTTTTTTCCCTAGTAATGAGTCTCGTTAAAACTTCTGTACCTAAGATGAACAGAAAAGGGGAAAAGAGGATCTCTTTGCCTAAGCCCACGGGAAGGATGGAAATATCCACAGGGGTTCCCATTTATAATCACTGAGTAAGAAATAGTGGTAATGCACTCTTTAATACAGTTAATCCAAATCCTGCTGAAACCTAACACAATCATAATGTTCAAAATGAAATTCCACTCCATCATATCAAAGGCCTTTTCCATGTCTATCTTGACTGCCATAATACCCTccatctctcttttctttttaagatgATGAAAGATCTCTTGGGCAAGAATGGTATTTTCTTGGATGACTCTACCTGAGACAAACGCTATTTGATGAGGAGAGATAATTATTGGAAGAATCTTCTTTAGCCTGTTTGCAAGGATTTTGGCTACAATTTTGTAGCAAAC
Coding sequences:
- the LOC121251409 gene encoding uncharacterized protein LOC121251409; protein product: MKFFRSCYRPGGTGPAPSQEEEDNTKTMSRTAPSSSRRKRLTTAGRSKTASAKNWRPALSMISEDKAVDESGRGRWVSGKQSYVSCKSKSISSAKSPCLTHTNDESRDNSMSMIFLAISPTPFMF